The following proteins come from a genomic window of Methanocella conradii HZ254:
- a CDS encoding peptidase MA family metallohydrolase, with amino-acid sequence MSASLRMAIVLTMLCMLLPLHAVAGGIGYSEGFIPQSPDGFSTISGQDFDISYGPESSMYVGEVADAASRAYAHVSKFFNGVPFRPTIIVVSSHEEYEKILDADSLPEYSVSSGWGDGGRSAIVIKEPDLFPNFETALEHEMTHVATRSYIKGYKYALPEWFSEGLAVYVSGDLPAAKIGVIEDKCRNGDLMSIEELERVHRLSATGDVSSEEVGQAYTQSGLLLKYIADRHGNESLLMILERFGPAADLDRAFLAILGETPDQANDEWQRGLKAELDRRDGKILEQAVYGYVVDHHGRPMPNETVSFIALRSDSPVQGTAYKAVTNDTGQYEVKVTYGSIRVISEKPGYEGFNETITLVRNQSLFMNITLNGSALEAEMARQKAEEGRRAMMYIGLAGLGVVAIACVLIAFIKPRK; translated from the coding sequence ATGAGCGCTAGTTTGAGGATGGCCATCGTCCTTACGATGTTGTGCATGCTTCTGCCGCTCCACGCAGTCGCTGGCGGCATTGGATATTCGGAGGGGTTCATCCCGCAGAGCCCGGATGGGTTTAGCACGATTTCTGGCCAGGATTTCGACATAAGCTATGGGCCCGAGAGCAGCATGTACGTGGGCGAGGTGGCGGATGCCGCGAGCCGCGCATACGCCCACGTCTCAAAATTCTTTAATGGCGTGCCCTTTCGCCCGACCATCATAGTCGTCTCCAGCCACGAGGAATATGAGAAAATACTGGATGCTGACAGCCTGCCCGAATATAGCGTGAGCAGCGGATGGGGGGATGGCGGAAGGAGCGCCATAGTCATCAAGGAGCCCGACCTGTTCCCTAACTTCGAGACCGCCCTTGAGCACGAGATGACACACGTGGCGACCAGGAGCTATATAAAGGGCTATAAGTATGCCCTGCCAGAGTGGTTTAGCGAGGGCCTGGCCGTCTACGTGTCTGGCGACCTGCCCGCTGCCAAGATAGGCGTGATAGAGGATAAGTGCAGGAATGGCGATTTAATGTCTATCGAAGAGCTTGAAAGGGTTCACCGGCTGTCTGCCACGGGCGATGTGTCATCGGAGGAGGTGGGCCAGGCCTATACGCAATCAGGCCTTCTTTTAAAGTACATAGCCGATCGGCACGGCAACGAGTCGCTTCTCATGATACTAGAAAGGTTCGGGCCGGCCGCCGACCTGGACCGGGCCTTCCTGGCGATCCTGGGCGAGACCCCGGACCAGGCCAACGATGAGTGGCAGAGAGGCCTCAAGGCAGAATTGGACCGTAGAGATGGCAAGATACTCGAGCAGGCCGTATATGGCTACGTGGTGGACCACCATGGCCGTCCCATGCCCAACGAGACCGTATCGTTTATAGCCTTAAGGAGCGATTCGCCCGTTCAGGGCACGGCGTATAAAGCCGTAACGAACGATACCGGACAGTACGAGGTAAAGGTCACCTATGGCTCTATCAGGGTGATATCTGAAAAGCCAGGGTACGAGGGGTTCAACGAGACGATCACGCTGGTCAGGAACCAGTCGCTCTTCATGAACATAACGCTGAACGGGTCCGCCCTTGAGGCCGAGATGGCCAGGCAAAAGGCCGAGGAGGGGCGCAGGGCCATGATGTACATAGGGCTGGCAGGCCTGGGAGTCGTCGCCATCGCGTGCGTACTTATTGCTTTCATCAAGCCAAGAAAATAG
- a CDS encoding dihydropteroate synthase-like protein, with amino-acid sequence MRILLVTGRLAYPVVKEVAEDKADVLMLDVGIAAFTTPKMLEKALADKKGYDLILVSGLVASDFSGLEEKLGVKVRLGPRHAYDIPLALAMADRVEFSHEVPADLLLEKAKKESALKELEKMEGEASFSFMLKGVKIGGTSSMKVLAEVVEATRLSDIELIKKIESYGDADIIDLGIPLESSEDEVRRVVRVARSVTRKPVSVDTLIPEYIRAGIDEGASLVLNLNGTNMDEVGPLVAEKGVAAVVIPDGDSLGELLENVEKARSMGIKNIIACPILQPVGYGFMDALERHMEFRRRMPEIPMFFGAGNVTELMDADSIGINALLAGMAMELGASVLFTTEASHKTVNSVHELKAACMMMALAKRRKSSPKDLGLDLLVIKEKRARRDIVEPSGIVEARRRQLRLDPAGSFSIFVKDGKIYARNGDTTVVGDDPAAIIDTLVDRGLVSTLEHAGYLGRELEKARLAIRFKRSYLQDDEF; translated from the coding sequence ATGCGGATATTGCTCGTGACGGGCCGCCTCGCCTACCCGGTCGTAAAGGAGGTGGCGGAGGATAAGGCCGACGTGTTGATGCTCGACGTGGGGATAGCCGCCTTTACGACTCCAAAGATGCTGGAGAAGGCCCTCGCTGATAAAAAGGGCTATGACCTGATACTCGTCTCAGGCCTCGTCGCCTCTGACTTTTCAGGCCTGGAGGAGAAGCTGGGGGTCAAGGTCAGGCTGGGCCCCAGGCACGCTTACGACATCCCGCTGGCGCTGGCCATGGCCGACAGGGTGGAGTTTTCCCATGAGGTCCCGGCGGACCTGCTTCTGGAAAAGGCGAAAAAAGAGAGCGCCCTTAAAGAGCTTGAGAAAATGGAAGGAGAGGCTTCATTCTCCTTTATGCTGAAGGGGGTGAAGATTGGGGGCACGTCGAGCATGAAGGTCCTTGCCGAGGTCGTGGAGGCCACGAGGCTGTCAGATATCGAGTTGATAAAGAAGATTGAGAGCTACGGGGATGCGGACATAATAGACCTCGGGATACCGCTGGAGTCAAGCGAGGATGAGGTGAGGCGCGTTGTGCGCGTGGCCAGGTCTGTGACGCGCAAGCCGGTAAGCGTCGATACGCTCATACCTGAATATATCAGGGCAGGCATAGATGAGGGCGCAAGCCTCGTCCTAAACTTGAATGGGACGAACATGGACGAGGTCGGGCCGCTTGTGGCGGAAAAGGGCGTCGCGGCCGTGGTCATACCCGACGGGGACTCGCTCGGCGAGTTGCTAGAGAACGTCGAGAAGGCCCGCTCCATGGGCATTAAAAACATCATAGCCTGCCCCATATTGCAGCCCGTCGGGTACGGCTTCATGGACGCCCTGGAGAGGCACATGGAGTTCAGGCGCCGCATGCCCGAGATCCCCATGTTCTTCGGCGCAGGCAACGTCACAGAGCTTATGGACGCCGACTCTATAGGCATTAACGCCCTGCTCGCAGGGATGGCCATGGAGCTTGGGGCGAGCGTCCTGTTCACGACGGAGGCGAGCCACAAGACGGTCAACAGCGTCCACGAGCTAAAGGCCGCCTGCATGATGATGGCGCTCGCAAAGCGGAGGAAAAGCTCCCCTAAGGACCTGGGGCTGGACCTACTTGTTATAAAGGAGAAGCGGGCACGCAGGGACATAGTCGAGCCGAGCGGGATAGTCGAGGCGAGGCGGCGCCAGCTCAGGCTCGACCCCGCGGGGAGCTTTAGCATCTTCGTCAAAGATGGCAAGATTTACGCCAGGAATGGGGACACGACGGTGGTTGGGGATGACCCCGCCGCCATCATCGACACGCTGGTTGACAGGGGCCTGGTCTCTACGCTCGAGCACGCTGGGTACCTGGGCAGGGAGCTTGAGAAGGCGCGGCTGGCCATCCGCTTCAAGCGGTCATATCTGCAGGACGATGAGTTTTAG
- a CDS encoding Lrp/AsnC family transcriptional regulator, with protein MDSIDQTIIEKLSRDSRTHCTEIASELGVATSTVHKRVNQLYNDGVIEQFTIILDPKKTGMPLTTFIGINVDENYKAEIIAKLKSLKNVLEVYEILQPYDIFIKVRTSDMSELKDSVLRVLDNTDGVISSSSIITTIRHKERTCVLGDQ; from the coding sequence ATGGATAGCATTGACCAAACGATCATCGAAAAGCTTTCCAGGGATAGCCGGACCCATTGCACCGAGATAGCCAGCGAGCTCGGCGTTGCGACGTCGACGGTACACAAGCGGGTTAACCAGCTGTACAACGATGGCGTCATCGAGCAGTTCACCATCATCCTTGACCCCAAGAAGACTGGCATGCCATTGACCACGTTTATAGGGATAAACGTGGACGAGAACTATAAGGCGGAGATCATCGCGAAGCTGAAATCCCTCAAGAACGTGCTGGAGGTCTACGAGATACTGCAGCCCTACGACATCTTTATTAAGGTAAGGACAAGCGACATGAGCGAGCTGAAGGACTCCGTCTTGAGGGTGCTGGACAACACTGACGGAGTGATCAGCTCGAGCAGCATCATCACCACGATAAGGCATAAGGAGAGGACCTGCGTATTAGGTGATCAATGA
- the aroD gene encoding type I 3-dehydroquinate dehydratase, translating into MDFFPKVVASVASLDDAREAVRLGADMIEVRVDLASEDPPVLVEKIFRLGKPIIVTIRPAWEGGSFRGDDAERLELFRKLIPLADYVDVELRAGNVDEIVSLTEGSDAMAIVSYHDFERTPSNGEMLDIISRCLEKGDIAKLAVMPGSLGDALRLFEVTLASKRPVCTMAMGDIGAHSRIVAPLYGSVFSYGYVREPVAPGQMRVDRIIEGLRLLGLR; encoded by the coding sequence ATGGATTTCTTCCCAAAAGTCGTGGCATCGGTGGCCTCCCTCGACGATGCGAGGGAGGCGGTAAGGCTCGGGGCAGACATGATAGAGGTCAGGGTGGACCTGGCGTCGGAAGACCCCCCGGTCCTCGTCGAAAAAATCTTCCGCCTGGGCAAGCCCATAATCGTTACGATAAGGCCGGCATGGGAGGGGGGATCCTTCAGGGGAGACGACGCGGAGCGTTTAGAGCTCTTTAGAAAGCTCATACCCTTGGCCGATTACGTCGACGTGGAGCTGCGCGCAGGAAACGTCGATGAAATCGTATCGCTGACTGAAGGGTCGGACGCGATGGCCATCGTATCTTACCACGACTTTGAGAGGACGCCCTCGAACGGCGAGATGCTGGACATCATATCGCGGTGCCTTGAAAAGGGAGATATCGCGAAGCTAGCAGTCATGCCAGGCAGCCTGGGGGACGCGTTACGGCTCTTTGAGGTCACGCTGGCCTCAAAGCGCCCCGTATGTACGATGGCCATGGGCGATATCGGCGCCCACTCGCGCATAGTGGCCCCCCTCTATGGCTCGGTTTTTTCATATGGCTACGTGCGGGAGCCCGTGGCCCCGGGCCAGATGCGCGTCGACAGAATAATTGAAGGGCTAAGGCTCCTCGGGCTGAGATAA
- a CDS encoding DUF7521 family protein yields MMMVSMVVEAIAAFLMYLLGGALVLFIYESYARTKQKNLMYMAFGFFLIIFGGNLNTLNALLPTMVGSAFAVDGTVARTAALLIQLGGIISLLYSALNPYAS; encoded by the coding sequence ATGATGATGGTATCCATGGTAGTAGAAGCCATTGCCGCCTTCCTGATGTACCTGCTCGGTGGAGCGCTGGTGTTATTTATCTACGAGTCGTACGCGCGCACTAAACAAAAAAACTTGATGTACATGGCGTTCGGGTTCTTCTTGATCATATTCGGAGGCAACCTTAACACGTTGAACGCATTGCTGCCGACGATGGTCGGCAGCGCGTTCGCGGTCGACGGGACTGTAGCAAGGACGGCGGCGCTGCTGATACAGCTGGGCGGCATCATCTCGCTGCTGTACTCGGCCTTAAACCCATATGCGTCTTAG
- a CDS encoding SprT family zinc-dependent metalloprotease, which produces MENDHMLKMQAINEYLSDTRRRYWSINENYFENRLPDIMLRISDRLYSRIGYAHSNPLGIVLSYRYLDKYGWDVMDDVFKHEIAHVYAFHFYGERGHRGEHFLDACQRMGVSPSARTNDLFVEREKWYYRCRRCGESIYTYRPLTRVEYCDCAEPSDETMLVKVTKDQLSMPLNEFRARVKPKISVYRCARCGREVRRYKRWADKHSCAICHPGVFDEDCLMVLVRG; this is translated from the coding sequence ATGGAAAACGACCATATGCTGAAGATGCAGGCCATAAACGAATATCTTAGCGATACGAGGCGGCGCTACTGGTCGATTAACGAGAATTATTTTGAAAACCGCCTGCCAGACATCATGCTTCGCATTAGCGACCGCCTGTACAGCCGCATCGGCTATGCCCATAGCAACCCCCTCGGCATTGTGCTCTCGTACCGCTATCTGGATAAGTATGGGTGGGACGTGATGGATGACGTCTTCAAGCACGAGATCGCCCACGTCTATGCATTCCACTTTTATGGGGAGCGCGGCCACCGTGGCGAGCACTTTTTGGACGCGTGCCAGCGGATGGGCGTCTCGCCCAGCGCCAGGACGAATGACCTTTTCGTGGAGCGTGAGAAGTGGTATTACCGCTGCCGCAGGTGTGGGGAGTCCATCTACACGTATAGGCCTCTCACCAGGGTGGAGTACTGCGATTGCGCCGAGCCGTCTGACGAGACCATGCTCGTGAAGGTCACGAAAGACCAGCTCAGCATGCCGCTTAACGAGTTCAGGGCGCGCGTGAAGCCGAAGATATCCGTCTACAGGTGTGCCAGGTGTGGCCGGGAGGTCCGGAGGTATAAGCGTTGGGCTGATAAGCATTCCTGTGCCATTTGCCATCCTGGCGTCTTCGACGAGGATTGTCTCATGGTGCTGGTCAGAGGCTAG
- a CDS encoding winged helix-turn-helix transcriptional regulator — protein sequence MGCRRALFESLLAIAAILLIFLIYLMVSGYAFTTTETRATVKWDAPGNGTIYHLLACEDGTLRALMDGRISAISSDGSILWYVDVPDRWWMGSRYFEPAADVGPDGTLYVYLRANVTRAAMERGMPYAYAGEYYVDMDEHNKRLMDAYKGTEFAYSLDERVLAISRSGKMLWSLPLATGLYDADICVRNGTVYVYHGQHETAIDENGGIIWDVGDVGAAPTVDDEGYVYSLVPINGSRTNGRVLTGIVQAYYPNGTAWWRRDVGELAYLQPIQGWEGHMPLYDHGTLYLALSSGVAALDRTGSVKWLKHYNSSTALFELGPFDGEGNVYLRCFDGAMTLNEGAVLWDTYYPVDGSRLIILRPDGAELASVASSTVYTYAKDGIAYRVDPVPGGRNLTELGSAVLTAMDLKGNRTLWSYNFTPGEISMAMLNMSNVKGLFLADDVQSAQWFNGMNARGFNVTPRSVSGNVGIKVVQGRDVTYVGFWTYCYDSPAIYNVSSVAYSGGLYAFNRAGDLLWSRPIDAQIGSMYEKDGAIYYSTGSGRLAAAQVDIVTGLAIAAAMYLFIRFIMVGAISRARGVINKNDNRNAILKYIVENPGSTMYEISRSLGLNKGTVRYHLFILGINHRIAVQRADKKFVRYFPNSNSYSDEEQMLMALLRRESIRRVMEALMKRPGLSNVELSRELGMPESAMSKHMKELCSRGIVDKRRMPGGVSYHIKEELRGLIARALDQSGQ from the coding sequence ATGGGGTGCAGGCGCGCGCTTTTCGAATCGCTGCTGGCGATAGCCGCTATATTGCTCATATTCCTGATATACCTCATGGTGTCAGGCTACGCTTTTACTACGACGGAGACGAGAGCGACCGTAAAATGGGATGCCCCGGGCAATGGCACCATATACCATCTGCTCGCATGCGAGGACGGCACGCTCCGCGCGCTCATGGACGGCAGGATAAGCGCTATAAGCAGTGACGGCTCCATCTTATGGTACGTGGACGTACCCGACAGGTGGTGGATGGGGAGCAGGTACTTCGAGCCCGCTGCGGACGTCGGCCCCGACGGCACGCTGTACGTGTACCTGAGGGCGAACGTGACCCGCGCTGCGATGGAGCGCGGGATGCCATACGCCTACGCGGGCGAGTATTACGTGGACATGGACGAGCACAATAAGCGCCTTATGGACGCCTATAAGGGCACCGAGTTCGCCTATTCGCTTGACGAGCGGGTGCTCGCCATCTCGCGGTCAGGCAAAATGCTGTGGAGCCTGCCGCTCGCCACGGGGCTGTACGATGCGGACATCTGCGTTCGAAACGGCACGGTGTACGTTTATCATGGCCAGCATGAGACAGCCATCGACGAGAACGGCGGCATCATATGGGACGTGGGCGATGTAGGGGCCGCCCCCACCGTGGACGATGAGGGCTACGTATACTCACTCGTGCCAATTAATGGCTCAAGGACGAATGGCAGGGTGCTCACCGGCATCGTCCAGGCGTATTATCCTAACGGGACCGCCTGGTGGCGCCGTGACGTTGGCGAGCTCGCATATCTACAGCCAATCCAGGGCTGGGAAGGCCACATGCCCCTCTATGATCATGGCACCCTTTACCTGGCCCTGTCGAGCGGGGTGGCGGCCCTGGACAGGACTGGCTCGGTTAAATGGCTAAAGCACTATAACTCGAGCACGGCACTGTTCGAGCTCGGGCCGTTTGATGGCGAGGGCAACGTGTATTTACGGTGTTTTGACGGCGCCATGACGCTGAACGAGGGCGCTGTCCTTTGGGATACGTATTATCCGGTTGATGGCTCAAGGCTTATCATATTAAGGCCAGACGGGGCCGAGCTTGCCAGCGTCGCCAGCTCGACAGTTTACACGTATGCAAAGGACGGGATCGCCTACAGGGTCGATCCGGTCCCAGGTGGCCGTAATCTAACCGAGCTTGGGTCAGCCGTGCTGACGGCCATGGACCTCAAGGGCAACCGTACCCTCTGGAGCTACAACTTTACGCCGGGGGAGATAAGCATGGCCATGCTAAATATGTCCAACGTCAAGGGCCTCTTCCTGGCAGACGACGTGCAGAGCGCGCAGTGGTTCAACGGCATGAACGCTCGAGGATTTAACGTAACCCCCCGCAGCGTATCCGGAAACGTCGGCATCAAGGTGGTCCAGGGCAGGGATGTGACATACGTCGGGTTCTGGACTTACTGCTACGATTCCCCGGCCATCTACAACGTCTCTAGCGTCGCCTACTCGGGAGGCTTATACGCCTTTAACAGGGCGGGCGACCTGCTCTGGTCCCGTCCCATCGACGCGCAGATAGGCTCCATGTATGAGAAGGACGGCGCCATCTACTACAGCACTGGAAGCGGCAGGCTGGCGGCGGCACAGGTCGACATCGTCACAGGCCTGGCAATAGCCGCCGCCATGTACCTCTTCATCAGGTTCATCATGGTGGGCGCCATATCCAGGGCGAGGGGCGTCATCAACAAGAACGATAACCGAAATGCAATCTTAAAGTATATCGTGGAAAACCCCGGCTCCACCATGTACGAGATATCACGCAGCCTCGGATTGAACAAGGGGACCGTGCGCTACCACTTATTCATCCTGGGCATCAACCACCGTATAGCCGTCCAGCGGGCGGATAAGAAGTTCGTCCGATACTTCCCTAACTCTAACTCTTACAGCGATGAGGAGCAGATGCTTATGGCGCTCTTGAGGCGTGAGAGCATCCGGAGGGTGATGGAGGCGTTGATGAAGAGGCCAGGACTCTCGAACGTCGAGCTGTCCAGGGAGCTTGGCATGCCGGAGAGCGCCATGAGTAAGCATATGAAGGAGCTATGCTCGAGGGGCATCGTGGATAAGCGGAGGATGCCGGGCGGCGTATCCTACCACATAAAGGAAGAGCTCCGCGGGCTAATCGCCCGGGCGCTGGATCAGAGCGGACAATGA
- a CDS encoding ABC transporter ATP-binding protein: MVDYPIRTEGLTKVYDGVKAVDSLDLSVDKGQVFGFLGPNGSGKTTTIGMMVGLIEPTAGKCFINGMDVVRNPMEVKRVTGYLPDGVGFYSGLTARQNLKYFAKLYEMKDADARISELLEYVGLGGVEKPAGTFSRGMKQRLGLAQALLNDPEVIFLDEPTNGLDPQGVIRFREIVKEQVKEGRTIFFSSHILEEVQHVCSTIGILLNGRLIALGTPDEIRRSRDRSAVRIRVKVSGAMPHLSDPRIIEASYSDGSASIKASADIRDDISRELIREGLAIRELAIEEETLEDVFLETVYGGA, from the coding sequence ATGGTTGATTATCCGATAAGGACGGAAGGCCTGACTAAGGTTTATGACGGCGTGAAGGCCGTCGATTCTCTCGACCTTTCAGTGGACAAGGGGCAGGTCTTCGGCTTCCTCGGCCCCAACGGGTCGGGCAAGACCACGACCATCGGCATGATGGTTGGGCTGATAGAGCCGACGGCCGGAAAATGCTTTATAAACGGCATGGACGTCGTTCGAAATCCTATGGAGGTAAAGCGCGTCACGGGCTACCTGCCCGACGGCGTAGGCTTTTACAGCGGCCTGACGGCCCGCCAGAACCTGAAGTACTTTGCTAAGCTGTACGAGATGAAGGACGCGGACGCCCGGATATCCGAATTGCTCGAGTACGTTGGGCTTGGCGGGGTGGAGAAGCCGGCGGGCACGTTTTCGAGGGGCATGAAGCAGCGGCTGGGCCTGGCCCAGGCGCTCTTGAACGACCCTGAAGTCATATTCCTGGACGAGCCCACGAATGGCCTGGACCCGCAGGGCGTGATCAGGTTCCGCGAGATCGTAAAGGAGCAGGTGAAAGAGGGGAGGACGATTTTTTTCTCATCCCATATCCTGGAGGAAGTGCAACACGTGTGCAGCACCATCGGCATACTGTTGAATGGCAGGCTAATCGCCCTGGGGACGCCCGACGAGATAAGGAGGTCTCGCGACAGGAGCGCCGTCAGGATACGCGTGAAAGTGTCAGGGGCCATGCCCCACCTGTCAGACCCCCGCATCATCGAGGCCTCGTATAGCGATGGCAGCGCGTCGATCAAGGCGAGCGCCGACATAAGGGATGACATCTCCAGGGAGCTTATAAGAGAAGGCCTCGCGATACGGGAGCTCGCCATAGAGGAAGAGACTCTCGAGGACGTGTTCCTTGAAACGGTTTATGGAGGCGCATGA
- a CDS encoding PHP domain-containing protein, whose protein sequence is MLRFDLHVHTSYSQDGLSSVEEVLKAAAAAGLDGVAITDHDTTAGAIHALEIVDRIAPGLLVIPGIEVSTRSGHLIVLGVTRDIPARMSVQETIKEAKRLGGTIVVPHPYNRPRHGMPIPEGADAAEVYNSRHILGLHNRIALRRARDLGLPGVAGSDAHQASLVGSAITLIKADKTVNSVLESIKQGKTSIDVEKTPLHIYAFQMANGWMKKLKAIFIHKNK, encoded by the coding sequence ATGCTTCGCTTCGACCTGCATGTCCACACGAGTTACTCCCAGGACGGCCTGAGCTCCGTGGAGGAAGTGCTAAAGGCCGCCGCGGCGGCGGGCCTGGACGGCGTAGCCATAACCGACCACGATACGACGGCGGGGGCGATACATGCCCTGGAAATCGTAGACAGGATAGCGCCGGGCCTGCTCGTCATACCCGGCATCGAAGTGTCCACAAGGTCCGGCCACCTGATAGTGCTGGGAGTCACCCGTGATATTCCTGCCCGCATGTCCGTACAGGAGACGATAAAGGAGGCGAAAAGGCTCGGCGGCACCATCGTCGTGCCCCACCCGTATAACCGGCCCAGGCACGGCATGCCCATCCCCGAGGGCGCCGACGCAGCGGAGGTGTATAATTCCAGGCACATCCTCGGGCTGCATAACCGGATAGCCCTCAGGAGGGCGCGCGACCTCGGCCTGCCCGGCGTGGCCGGTAGCGATGCGCACCAGGCCTCGCTGGTCGGCAGCGCAATAACTTTGATAAAAGCCGATAAAACCGTCAATAGCGTATTAGAATCCATAAAACAGGGAAAAACCTCAATAGACGTTGAAAAAACGCCATTACACATATATGCATTCCAGATGGCCAACGGGTGGATGAAAAAGCTAAAAGCGATTTTTATTCATAAAAACAAATAG
- the tatA gene encoding twin-arginine translocase TatA/TatE family subunit: MSLFGPQELLLIFGIIIILFGATKLPELARSLGQSMGEFKVGQMEAERRYEALKNQPISQTPDDIALTRAQRMAKNLGIDIKGKTDEQLLAEIEKKLAEQEAALKR, from the coding sequence ATGTCCTTATTTGGACCCCAGGAGCTTTTATTAATTTTTGGGATTATTATCATACTTTTCGGTGCAACCAAGCTTCCGGAGCTTGCCCGCTCGCTGGGCCAGTCGATGGGCGAGTTCAAGGTGGGCCAGATGGAGGCAGAGCGTAGGTATGAGGCCCTTAAGAACCAGCCTATAAGCCAGACTCCCGACGACATCGCCCTGACCCGCGCGCAGCGGATGGCTAAGAACCTCGGGATAGACATAAAGGGCAAGACCGACGAGCAGCTTCTCGCCGAGATCGAGAAGAAGCTGGCCGAGCAGGAAGCCGCCCTTAAGAGATAA
- a CDS encoding CPBP family intramembrane glutamic endopeptidase: protein MRLWPKVWAALLFYLFIGLMVVFFSPWAGIFTYPLVILASALFILALRLRVRMGGFLAGSVAAALCMGLVIAFLAIIGAILIGPLRNGYVYFLGIGIAIQLLVGLGEEMSFRASIFQCIFDEAGFWPAAMLSAAGFAVLHLPSMSLLGVGVESGLVALCTIFLAGVALALLYAYGGLLNAIAFHFTWNFIEYNIFNMGPLEGAISVTKIGPDILTGGAFGPEASAVGLVAVALLIPAIWLYYRDHSISTKSII, encoded by the coding sequence ATGAGGCTTTGGCCTAAGGTTTGGGCCGCCCTTCTGTTTTACCTGTTCATCGGCTTGATGGTCGTCTTTTTTTCGCCGTGGGCGGGCATTTTTACCTATCCCCTGGTAATTTTGGCTTCGGCGCTTTTCATATTAGCTTTGCGTTTAAGGGTTCGCATGGGAGGCTTTTTGGCCGGGTCTGTGGCCGCCGCCCTGTGCATGGGGCTGGTCATCGCCTTTCTAGCGATTATTGGCGCTATCCTTATCGGGCCGTTGAGGAATGGATACGTTTATTTTCTGGGCATTGGCATCGCCATACAGCTGCTTGTTGGGCTTGGCGAGGAGATGTCTTTTCGGGCCTCGATTTTTCAGTGCATTTTCGATGAGGCGGGCTTCTGGCCTGCCGCCATGCTCTCCGCGGCGGGCTTTGCCGTGCTGCATCTGCCCTCCATGAGCCTTCTGGGCGTTGGCGTTGAGTCTGGCCTCGTCGCCCTTTGCACCATTTTCCTTGCGGGCGTCGCGCTCGCCCTATTATACGCCTATGGCGGCCTGTTGAACGCCATAGCGTTCCACTTCACATGGAATTTTATAGAGTACAACATTTTCAACATGGGACCACTTGAGGGCGCCATAAGCGTTACAAAGATAGGGCCTGACATCCTGACCGGCGGCGCTTTCGGCCCTGAGGCCTCGGCGGTCGGCCTTGTCGCCGTAGCGCTGCTCATACCGGCCATATGGCTTTATTATAGAGACCACAGCATATCTACCAAAAGTATTATCTAG